One genomic window of Paenibacillus xylanilyticus includes the following:
- a CDS encoding sensor histidine kinase, with translation MIGWIKSRFNDIRFRNKLLLSHLVIALIPILLLGLLSFIQSYRIQMKELRSEAEASLEQVASIMDYKINRYNTLSEFIVLNRDFSQIFTKNYDENYYQMYLDFRDIMEPLISNIKLMDDDIEGITFYTSGELLGIRNNILPIGELRSKAWYDGFRGRRWIVDGEKLYLVQELISNPKDSNFMVISIQHDSIFGDLDNLSEHVSVHMEDPEQHIIFQDNRKQIGAVDLEKREITDLSLSRSLASNGWTIYYNLLNTNAYANAMSIFQITLFVIILSLIITFLLIYIISTNFTRRILRLKTKVDKVERNNLDVIIQSSSRDEFGELTNGIGKMLRRINSLISQVYRAEIAKKESEYNRLISQINPHFLYNTLSFIRWRAEKKADIETSYMVSALARFYRTTLNQGRHMTTIEAEIQHIKAYLDLQLIMNDGLFDVDYDVDEAVQLEQIIHFVLQPIVENAIKHGFVEAAAKDYSIRITVHRVSEGIRLAVTDNGVGMTSQQITQLLTSENGGCGVRNVNDRLKLYYGKDYGLVIRSEPGCGTEVSMVIPASPP, from the coding sequence ATGATCGGGTGGATCAAGAGCAGGTTCAATGATATCAGGTTCCGCAACAAATTATTGCTGTCTCATCTGGTCATTGCCCTCATTCCGATTCTTTTGCTGGGACTGCTCTCCTTCATTCAATCCTACCGTATTCAGATGAAAGAGCTGCGAAGCGAAGCTGAAGCAAGCCTGGAGCAGGTAGCCAGCATTATGGATTACAAAATCAATCGTTACAATACATTAAGTGAGTTTATCGTACTCAATCGGGATTTCTCTCAGATATTCACCAAAAACTATGATGAAAATTATTATCAGATGTACCTGGATTTTCGCGATATTATGGAGCCGTTGATCTCGAACATCAAATTGATGGACGATGATATTGAAGGGATCACCTTCTACACCTCGGGAGAACTGCTTGGAATTCGCAATAACATTTTGCCCATAGGGGAGCTCAGGAGCAAGGCGTGGTACGATGGTTTTCGGGGCAGACGCTGGATTGTGGACGGAGAGAAGCTCTACCTGGTCCAGGAACTGATCAGCAATCCCAAAGACAGCAACTTTATGGTCATATCCATACAGCATGACAGCATTTTTGGAGATCTGGATAATCTGTCTGAGCATGTATCCGTTCATATGGAAGATCCGGAACAACATATCATTTTTCAGGACAACAGAAAGCAGATTGGTGCAGTTGATTTGGAGAAAAGGGAAATAACAGACCTGAGTTTAAGTCGATCCCTTGCCAGCAATGGCTGGACGATCTATTACAATTTGCTGAATACCAATGCCTACGCGAATGCAATGAGCATTTTTCAAATCACGCTATTCGTCATCATCCTCAGTCTGATCATTACCTTTCTGCTGATATATATCATCTCTACTAACTTTACACGCCGAATTCTTCGCCTCAAGACCAAAGTCGACAAGGTGGAACGAAACAATCTGGATGTAATTATTCAGAGCTCCTCCCGTGATGAATTTGGTGAGCTGACGAATGGGATCGGGAAAATGCTCAGAAGGATCAACAGTCTGATCTCCCAGGTCTATCGCGCCGAGATCGCCAAGAAGGAAAGTGAATATAACAGGCTGATTAGTCAGATTAATCCTCATTTTCTGTATAATACACTCTCATTTATCAGATGGAGGGCCGAGAAGAAGGCTGATATTGAAACAAGCTATATGGTATCTGCGTTAGCACGTTTCTACAGAACGACGTTGAATCAAGGAAGGCATATGACCACGATTGAGGCTGAGATTCAGCATATTAAGGCTTATCTGGACTTGCAGCTCATTATGAATGATGGTCTGTTTGACGTGGATTACGATGTTGACGAAGCGGTACAGCTGGAACAAATCATTCATTTTGTACTGCAGCCTATTGTGGAAAATGCCATTAAGCATGGTTTTGTAGAGGCAGCGGCGAAGGATTACAGCATTCGAATTACAGTTCACCGAGTGAGTGAAGGCATCAGATTGGCTGTTACGGATAATGGCGTAGGCATGACCTCACAGCAGATCACACAGCTGTTAACCAGTGAAAATGGAGGCTGCGGTGTGCGCAATGTTAATGACCGATTGAAGCTCTATTACGGGAAGGACTATGGGCTCGTTATTCGTAGTGAACCCGGTTGCGGAACAGAAGTATCCATGGTGATTCCGGCATCTCCACCGTAA
- a CDS encoding winged helix-turn-helix transcriptional regulator → MSMADYKGKVKNIQDTPFGYTVSVIGGKWKMVILYLLAEGQTVRFNDLKRQIGAITYKMLSSQLKELEADGLVNRKEYPQVPPKVEYSLTAKAESLLPIMEELCEWGVRNQP, encoded by the coding sequence ATGAGCATGGCTGACTATAAAGGTAAAGTGAAGAACATTCAGGATACCCCTTTTGGTTATACGGTGTCTGTCATCGGAGGTAAATGGAAGATGGTGATCCTCTACCTTTTGGCTGAAGGTCAAACCGTTCGATTCAATGACTTGAAGAGGCAAATTGGAGCGATAACCTATAAAATGCTAAGTTCACAACTCAAAGAGTTGGAAGCCGATGGTCTGGTGAACCGGAAGGAGTACCCGCAAGTTCCACCCAAGGTCGAGTACAGTCTCACCGCCAAAGCAGAGAGCTTGCTGCCAATTATGGAAGAGTTATGTGAATGGGGAGTTAGGAATCAACCATAA
- a CDS encoding arginase family protein — MSTKTIRLLMPQWQGGNNPDYSFGAELLAWLAPDNDQPLIKVPVHAYDGTPLVKENGMNGRTQLLEQLEAAEHIIQAHKPDRIVMFGGDCLVEQAPFAYLNERYGGDLGLIWIDAHSDLVRYVGYDNGHTLPLGNLLGEGDEEFSRHVKVPLKPENIFMAGLAVPTEQEMEVISEAFERMGVYSEESDTEVIQRLGIKTAGTEELSSSTEVIKKWIRESGIKHLAIHVDLDVLDPQKFRSLLFANPNEPYVFSPAGTMQLPQLLHLLKELSEETEVVGLGITEHMPWDAIHMRDLLREIPILNT; from the coding sequence ATGTCTACAAAAACAATACGCTTGCTTATGCCGCAATGGCAGGGGGGCAACAATCCTGACTATTCTTTTGGAGCCGAACTTCTAGCCTGGCTGGCACCAGATAATGATCAACCGCTTATTAAGGTACCCGTTCATGCTTATGATGGAACACCACTTGTGAAGGAAAACGGCATGAATGGAAGAACACAACTGCTGGAACAGCTGGAGGCTGCCGAGCATATTATCCAGGCTCACAAGCCGGATCGCATTGTTATGTTTGGCGGCGACTGTTTGGTCGAACAAGCACCCTTTGCCTATCTTAACGAACGATATGGAGGGGACCTTGGGTTAATTTGGATCGATGCTCACAGTGATCTGGTTCGATATGTTGGCTATGATAACGGACATACGCTGCCACTCGGGAATCTTCTGGGTGAGGGAGACGAGGAGTTCTCGAGACATGTGAAGGTTCCTTTGAAGCCCGAAAATATCTTTATGGCGGGATTGGCAGTTCCTACAGAACAAGAGATGGAAGTGATTTCGGAAGCATTTGAAAGAATGGGTGTATATTCTGAGGAATCCGATACAGAAGTCATTCAAAGACTGGGAATCAAAACAGCCGGAACAGAAGAGCTCTCGAGCAGCACAGAAGTGATTAAGAAATGGATTAGAGAAAGTGGAATCAAACATCTTGCCATTCACGTGGATCTGGATGTGCTGGACCCCCAAAAATTTCGCTCTCTACTATTTGCTAACCCTAACGAACCGTATGTTTTCTCACCTGCTGGAACCATGCAGTTACCTCAACTTCTGCATTTGCTTAAGGAGCTGTCTGAAGAAACTGAGGTCGTAGGTCTGGGGATCACCGAGCATATGCCTTGGGATGCGATTCATATGAGAGATCTGCTCCGCGAGATACCGATATTAAATACGTAA
- a CDS encoding GNAT family N-acetyltransferase, whose amino-acid sequence MNLIFPKVSTPEEIAELSRLAAEIWQEYYVSIITLEQIDYMIQQYQSVSAVTEQIQKQGYEYYFMQRDNSPVGYMSVRVEEGKMFLSKFYIGKEHRGQGYASLAFAFLEQQCIERGINLIWLTVNRHNDSSIAVYEKKGFRTVREQVADIGNGFVMDDFVMEKAIHGS is encoded by the coding sequence ATGAATCTTATCTTTCCGAAAGTTAGTACACCCGAAGAGATCGCAGAGTTGTCCCGATTGGCCGCCGAGATTTGGCAGGAATACTACGTATCCATCATTACGCTTGAACAGATTGATTACATGATTCAACAATACCAATCGGTATCAGCTGTTACAGAACAAATTCAAAAGCAGGGCTATGAATATTATTTCATGCAGCGTGATAATTCGCCTGTCGGATACATGTCTGTAAGAGTAGAAGAAGGCAAAATGTTCCTGAGCAAGTTTTATATCGGCAAGGAACACAGAGGGCAAGGCTACGCCAGCCTGGCGTTCGCTTTTCTGGAGCAGCAATGTATAGAACGAGGCATTAACCTGATCTGGTTGACGGTCAATCGCCATAACGATTCAAGTATTGCGGTCTATGAGAAAAAAGGGTTCCGGACTGTCCGGGAACAGGTTGCGGATATCGGCAATGGATTTGTGATGGATGATTTTGTTATGGAAAAGGCAATCCATGGATCCTAA
- a CDS encoding response regulator transcription factor — translation MFNVLVVDDECVQREGIKDLISLYGFPFHIMEAENGKKAEQLLIQNAIDILITDVKMPLMDGLELSRIARKTQQHIDIVICSGYDEFEYARSALRLGVVNYLLKPLMKEEFLQVMVDITKISPYAGKPEPETMEMKVIRQVKDYVKDHYQKDISLTEAAHDVYLSPGYLSILFKKETGENFSKYLTDYRLSRASHLLVHSNMKINDVAVAVGIDNHSYFAKLFKTRFGVSPLQFRECGVLHDRVDQEQVQ, via the coding sequence ATGTTTAATGTTCTTGTTGTGGATGATGAGTGTGTTCAAAGAGAAGGGATCAAGGATTTGATCAGCCTGTATGGATTTCCTTTTCACATCATGGAAGCGGAGAACGGAAAGAAAGCAGAGCAGCTATTGATACAAAATGCAATTGATATTTTGATTACCGATGTCAAAATGCCGCTTATGGACGGACTTGAACTTAGCAGGATCGCACGCAAAACACAGCAACATATCGATATCGTTATTTGCAGCGGATACGATGAGTTTGAATACGCACGCAGTGCCCTAAGGCTCGGTGTCGTCAATTATTTGCTCAAACCACTTATGAAGGAAGAGTTTTTGCAGGTGATGGTGGATATTACGAAAATAAGTCCTTACGCTGGGAAGCCTGAGCCTGAAACGATGGAAATGAAGGTGATCCGGCAGGTGAAGGACTATGTGAAGGATCATTATCAGAAAGATATCTCCCTAACAGAAGCAGCCCACGACGTCTACCTGTCCCCAGGATATTTAAGCATTCTGTTTAAGAAAGAAACCGGAGAGAACTTCTCCAAATATCTCACGGATTACCGGTTGAGCCGTGCGAGCCATCTGCTTGTTCACTCCAATATGAAAATTAATGATGTGGCAGTGGCTGTCGGCATCGACAATCATTCATATTTTGCCAAGCTGTTCAAAACCAGGTTCGGCGTTAGTCCGTTACAGTTCAGAGAGTGCGGGGTGCTTCATGATCGGGTGGATCAAGAGCAGGTTCAATGA
- a CDS encoding phosphotransferase enzyme family protein, producing MKDFFGYDTMEERKSLLARARNVALTALQQYDLAWERIQFIHLSDTITYKVETSTPDSYLLRIHSDRWSKEEIQSELLFLHSLDAVEGIDVPVGVYSLTGSYVIEIDTIEGYRRPYVTVMKWVKGEHVKGEMTGDIVTRMGEMMAKLHEAVSGFTLPSNFVRPVWGADAFRNELVKLERYYNRFLSDQAWTEYQHAVEKILSRLADMDKNEQNYGMIHADLHADNIVFKDGLPYAIDFGRCGFGYFLYDLAGSLIGLYPRERMTFIQGYENVRKLGTDYLRDLECFFIMFMIENYCHHASNPEETSNLMNEQPYAQALIREFLKGNPFLFVPIEPVDVGKVQQ from the coding sequence ATGAAGGATTTTTTTGGCTATGACACCATGGAAGAAAGGAAATCTCTGCTGGCTAGAGCCAGAAATGTGGCACTGACTGCATTACAGCAGTATGATCTGGCGTGGGAACGCATTCAATTTATACACTTATCCGATACGATCACGTACAAAGTTGAAACAAGTACACCCGATTCTTATTTGCTTCGGATTCATTCCGATCGTTGGAGCAAGGAAGAAATACAATCCGAACTTCTATTTCTTCATTCCTTGGATGCAGTGGAAGGCATTGATGTCCCAGTGGGGGTCTATTCCCTTACAGGCTCTTATGTAATAGAGATAGATACGATTGAGGGATATAGACGACCGTATGTTACGGTGATGAAATGGGTGAAAGGGGAGCATGTAAAGGGTGAAATGACGGGAGATATTGTTACTAGAATGGGAGAAATGATGGCAAAGCTTCATGAAGCTGTTTCGGGCTTTACCTTACCTTCCAACTTCGTACGTCCGGTCTGGGGAGCAGACGCTTTTCGAAATGAGCTGGTGAAGCTAGAGCGCTATTATAACCGATTTTTGTCCGATCAAGCCTGGACGGAATATCAACATGCTGTCGAGAAAATATTAAGTAGACTTGCTGATATGGACAAAAATGAACAAAACTACGGAATGATTCATGCTGATTTGCACGCCGATAACATCGTTTTCAAGGATGGTTTACCGTATGCAATCGATTTTGGAAGATGCGGCTTTGGCTATTTTCTCTATGATCTGGCAGGCAGCTTAATTGGACTTTATCCCAGAGAACGAATGACTTTTATCCAAGGATACGAGAATGTGAGAAAACTGGGAACAGATTATCTTCGAGACTTGGAATGTTTTTTCATTATGTTCATGATTGAAAATTACTGTCATCACGCCTCTAATCCAGAAGAAACGTCAAATCTTATGAATGAACAACCGTACGCCCAAGCATTAATCAGAGAATTTTTAAAAGGAAACCCGTTTTTGTTTGTTCCGATTGAACCAGTGGACGTGGGGAAGGTTCAACAGTGA